A stretch of the Bacillus sp. FJAT-18017 genome encodes the following:
- a CDS encoding ferredoxin has translation MAKYTIVDKETCIACGACGAAAPDIYDYDDEGIAYVTLDDNEGIVEIPDVLIDDMMDAFEGCPTDSIKVADEPFDGNPTKFE, from the coding sequence ATGGCCAAGTATACGATTGTAGACAAAGAAACTTGCATTGCATGTGGTGCATGCGGAGCTGCTGCACCAGACATCTATGATTATGATGATGAAGGCATTGCATATGTAACACTTGATGACAACGAAGGTATTGTTGAAATCCCAGATGTTCTGATCGATGATATGATGGATGCTTTTGAAGGATGCCCAACTGATTCTATCAAAGTTGCTGACGAACCTTTTGACGGCAATCCAACGAAATTCGAATAA